catcagtaaTGTATGTAGTACTGCCATATTAGCAAATTTGAACTTTCAACAACGAATCGTGATCCATCTAAGCTGCAAACAGAAGGGAAGATAAGAGGTCGCGTCTTGAACCTAAAATATTCATAGATGAAGGGCCCAAtgatacaaaataataatattacttcCGAATACCCATGTGTTAATATGGTGCATAACAGAATCCAAAGCAAACAATACCTAAACTTAAACATACAAAATCAAATATGCATTACAAAAGAGTAGAGAAAGGAACGTTACATAATTGATGTTTCCATATCCTGCGAAGACGTAAAAAATATTGTTAATCTGAATAGATGCCCCATCAAGACGAGGTACAGGGGCTGATGGTATCTCCTCCCATTCTAAATCAGGTGCAGGTAAATCAAAATAAGTTCCGGTTAAGAATTTCCTAGAATCGATCTCCTTGTCATCTACCTATAAATATGAAGAGATGGGTAAGTAAGAATTGAGAAACAAGGAAATCAAGTAAGAGGGGTAGTTGTAAATTGAGAAGTGTTAACCTGTGTAGCATTGTGAGTGGATGAATGAGGTATAACATAAAGCTTAGTTCTGCCAATGGCCCAAGTTGATGCAAtggaaaaagaggaagaagatgtcCAAAGCAAATCAGCAATGAGCGCGGCACCAAGAAGACCGGCACAAGTGATAAGAAAGAGTAATGTGTTGGTAGAAGAAGCGTTCTTGTGATGATTTCTGGTCATTTCTCAACAAAATTGTGGAAGCCATGAGAGAAAGAGAAGGAGAAATAGGAAGAAGAATGAGAGAAAACTTGGGCACCGCTGGTTTAGGCTTACAAACCATTCTGCGCAATTGCCGCCCACAGCTTTCTCAATTCCTTTTCTCTGCGCAACAAAAAGGGAAGCGGTGGAAATGGATTCATTTTCTacctttcttttttcatttttaaaatgttttttaagCGTAATTATAATGGACAAACTCAATTTGTTATGAGCATGATCTGTGCAATgttcttttaaaattattagCGTGTTTTATAACCCCTTATCCAAAATTCAATTAAActcatttttttattctttttaactttttaccatTTCATTTTTGCATTCCAACATTTCTCATTCTCAATAATTTTATTACATTTCGTTGATCAACAAATTTCGGCCAATTAAAACATTGTGATAATTATAATTCGTTTGGGTTTGGGTAATCAAGTCTTCTCATATCCAATCCAATTATACctcaaatataaaaattgggCCAATGAAAGAATGGACCCAAGTCCGTCAAACAAGTGGGCCcgagcccaccaagcaaataGGTCCAAGCCCAAGCCCACTAAACAGATTGGCtcaagctcaagcccaacaagcaaatgggcccaagacTACCTAAAACCGAtcaaatttctctataaataaagACATTTGTCATTCATTTAAGGATCTTTAGAATTGAAGGAAGAATTGAAGCtttgaagaattgaagaaagACGTGTAAGTTATTATTAACCTCGACATCATCCTTCTGAAAGCTCGAAAACTTAGAagattaaaactttccaagaaTTCCAAAACATGGAAGATTTAATGGTAAGACTTGATGTTTAAATTGTTGAGATCTTCATCTAAATCTTGAAGAAGTTGGagattgttttctttaaaaataatatatatatatacaaaaattaaaagaggaagatatttaattttttttctctgttaAGAAGAGAAACTAACAGGAAAAAACGTTAGACCtgtttaaaacaaaaaagaaattaaaagatattcaagaataaaaatatataaaaataaaataaacaaacataagaaaaaagatatatagcttttcttaaattaaaaagattttttttattataaacagatttgaaaaaaaaataataaaaaaaaaagagaagagttattattttttttatttttcttctaaatatGTTGAAAGGATATTCCgagaacaaaaaataataaataaaataaaataaaataaataaataccaACTTTGCTTTCTCCAATTTCtgttttacatttttaaaaaatcgtgaATTAAAACAAACCAACTTAATATAGCATTTTAATCACTCATGTCCAaatcatagtttgattaatttgacatttttaatgAGAGTCAAAGTCAAGAATAAATCACTTgtatttgatttcaaattctcGTTTTCGAGATTCACCTATTCATATATGCATGCACGTGCACCAATCTCGAAAAGAGGCATTTGTTGAGCAAGAAATTTCAGCCAATTAAATTTTGCCATGTCATCACAGCAAACATTACTATAATTATAATTCGATTGAGTTTAAGTAATTAAGTCTTCTCATACCCAATCCAATTAGAccctaaatataaaaattgagccaaagaaataatggatcCGAGCCCGTCAAACAAGTGGGCTCCAACCCGAGCccacaagcaaatgggcccaagcccacctaaaaccgatgaaatttttctataaatagagacatttGTCATTCATTTGAGGATCTTTTGGATTGAAGGAACAACTAAAGccctgaagaattgaagactcAAACTTCTAAAGGCTCGCAAGACGCGCAAGGTATTATCAACCTCGAGATCATCCTTCTAAAAGATTGAAGACTTTGAAGATTAAAACTTTTCCAGAATTCcaaaagattgaagctcgaatcGACTTACAACTACAACTTCCTGAAGATTGAAGACCACGAAGTTTCTATGTTTaaattgtatttgagagaaaacatcaaatgagtaaatattagagattgtgtCCACAacacataaatcaatacaaagttcaatttcacgaattacatttcttctaaaatctcgtgtgaatacATTTCAACTTTTCAAATACTTTATAgctcttttatttttaaaaattagtatATTTAGTATCCAattgaattttttaataatattttttaaaatgttgaaagattttaaaaacaaaaataaaattgttttcaaaaacttgtttttaaaaaaatcggtTGTTTTTATACAAAATGAGATAAAGAGATTAGAACCACAATCTTTTAATCTTTAGTACAAATGTTAGTTGATTTAAGCTCCTATTGACAAAAGAAAATTGTTTATTCTAtaggtattttcaaatatagtaaaataaaccaaaatatttacgaaatatagcaaattttaaatatatcacAAATAAACAACAATggttaataaaatctaaaaattttctatattttataaatatgttCAACAATTTCGACATTTACAAATTGCATCAAGCAACAAAAATGATTAACATATTCGCATTCACATCACCATCTTTTTTTCAATATTGAAAATATGGCAAAAATATGTAAACATGAAAAATCCCGCCgaattctttttaatatattattttaattacaaAACTATCCACAATAGTCTCAAATACATTagttttccctttttcttctcCTCGTTGGTACAACCAGCCAaaatcccttttttttttctttttcatcctAGAAAAAAGgattttttgaaaattcaagTTGCATTTTCACTTTCTCTTCCTTGTTCCATCGATTTCGAATTTGTCTATTTCAATTTagttagggtttagggtttaaagTTCATCGATTTGCTTACCTTCTCTCATTCTAACAATTGGTTAGTTATCTCTATTGATGCAATTGGCAATTGATTTTTGAAGTTTAATGGTTTTTGAAGCACAGATTCTCGATTTCAATTTAGGTTTTAACTTACTAGATGTGAATGATCTTGTATTAAAGAGCTAAATTGACTAAGGGTATGGATCATAATTATTACGAGAATCGACCACTATGGCctaatgatcttttatatatttttctagtagtaattctaggtactattgcatgtaacaTGGGCTAGCGGTTTTATATGttgttttttatgttttaaaacttgtagatagtaaatgtaattcatttattgttattaatgaactattattattataatttcaataagtgttattgattattttattaattagttttatcttaataacctaaatctaataaactaataCCCTAAGTTGTTttatgaattttgaattgtatgtagagacatacagggatcaatgttcaagatacaacttaaaaggtctatagtatagggagaaagttgggtaccttatcttggtaTTACTATAGATACGattcactttgtatttgatgcAAATGCAATGATCCAACATGTTCATGTAGTTGGCATGTGAGTGAGCCTGTGTAGTTCATTTGCATAAGATTAGACCATAAAATAGTAACAATTAGGTGTAACTCAATTGattagttaggtttctatttcaataGGATGACCTAAGAAACTTAGTTTTAATCCgtagtgtattatgaacttatgtttgaaagaaactgtcctttgatttatacaaGTAAGAGTGACCAAATTTTCAACTCATTAATATGTctaccattttggggacaagatcgagtgAGAAGCTTGGAACATAATAACACAATATGAAATTCACTCCATCCCTTGTTTAGAGTAAGCATATGAGCATTTCTTTAAATGGTGTCTTTGGGACTTGAACAAATGGCACTACCCTCTCAATGACATGAGGGGAGTTTTTGTTTATtagttggaccataaacaaatttttcattagaggagcattggtatttaaggaTCAAGAAGTAACCAAAGGGTAAAATGGTAAATTGATCCAATTGGTGTTACAGACATTCGTGAAGGACTAACTTGGTGTTATTGCTTTATATCTGTGGATACAGAAATATATCAAAGTGATAAGAGTTCaattgtgagtctttagtggaatgtacacacagttaacgaatattgatttgCTTAGTAAGTTTAGCTAactaatctcatatcgttgtattAGGTGaacttcctagctcataaagagtaatgaggtTAATATATCTTGCATGAAATTTGAATCATTCAAATTCACTTTTCACTTAGAGAAAATAATATAATGTGTATAataatacattataatataaagtttatatttaattaaactttataatataaatttattttgaatcaaattcaaaacgagaataaaatattttaataaatttaaatattaatttaatgtgaattaaattcatattaaaaatatatgttaAAATTAATGTTGCATATTgcatacacattaaaactatatgttaaaattAATGTTGCGTATTGCATACACGTTAAGGGGAATTGTTAgcaaacaaaaaaatgaaactacttacaaaatatagcaaaagaCTTAAATGCACTATAGAGAGTTCGATGAATTTTGCTAtaatttgtaaatagtttcaatattttgttattttgaaaatGCTCCCTCATTAAAACTATAGGCCATGAGAGAAATAcaattgaatatgattcaagtgtaggttaaattaaatatgagatctttaattttgataattaattaattaaatttaagttaatttaattttgttaaatatgaATTACTTggattaaaattataggttatgtGGTAGATGTTCgcttaaatatgatttaaacgaaatagttaattaaattagatttaattaattattaactattAAATTAGAATGCGTTTGGATTATGTatggaaaaaaatatttttcaaaaacatatattttttaaaacactttctttaaaatgagtttaaaatttaaacattgaCATGTTTGGTTAGATCCTTTTATAAGTGTTTATAttcataattttgtttaaaagcctattttctcaaaatttgggtaagagtgttttctttaaaattgattatttttcaatctcatttaaaaaaaaaaaaagcattttgaaaagttatcaACCACCTCaactttttttaaatgattttttttttcaaatttaaacatcgTAAAATAATCCAAACACtttaaaattagtttaattacttagttaattaaattaggttaattttcataaatataaaaaaaacaccaaaatatttatggctcATGTAACAAAGtgaaaaagcccatgaagtCGATAGAAATTATTCATAAATTCTATATTTGCCCTTGATATTGTGGACTTCGTCACTTctctttattcttcttctttgctATTTAGTCATTTTCTCTTCCAAATTTCTTAAACTCATTCGCTCATCTTCTTTTGGGTAAATAAAATTCAGATTTCTTCCAAGATTTTcattattctatttttattcatcttctttttatttctttcttcatcttctctttctttcttatagGTTATCTTctagaatatcaagatcgtttaaataccaatttgatatgatctaaatgatcgtttagatttgaaacattttctacacgatcgcgtatcatgatcgtttagaacaAGAATTACACGAAGCATTTTTCCATCGTTgaaaagaactacacaatcatGTATCATTTACTACATGACCGTTTTGAAGAAGAATTACATGAAGCACTTTTTCcattattaaaaagaattacatgtatcatgatcgtttataaGAAGAATTACTGTGTAAGTATATTccattgaagtttgaaactatTTGTCACGtctttcttccattttccgCATCAACTTAGACTGTGCGATGACCAAGGAAGTGAGATTGGAGATAGCGGTAGACAACTGTTCTTGATTTGTTGTGAGCTTTGCCAACTGTTCTTTCATTTTGACATTCTCGGTTGCACCTTCTGTAACAGAGTTGTCATCTCAACATCCTCCGCATTGTGAACTGATTGTTCATCCAAGACTTGTTAAAAATAATCAATCATAGGCTTCTTGACAGTTGCTCCAATGTAACCATAAAGGTTCTCGCCTTCACACTCTACAAAGGTCTCTTCAAGAGCTGGGTCTTTGGGCATAGACAAGCTTGTCTCGCTAGCTACACCAAGGACAGGTTGTTTTCCCTTGACGAGTAGATCATCAACCACAACTTGTGTCTCCATATTGCGTCCATTCTTATCGCATCCCTTTCAGATAATACAATTATTGGGACATTGAGATCTGGTCGCAGAAGTTCATTGTCTTTGGGCGTTTGGCAGGAGGAAAATTATGGATAGGCAACACAGGCATTTGTCGTCGAAGAGAGCCTTCAGGAAAAAGGGGAAGGTTGTCATTGGGGATGGATAGGGATTTAGAAGGTGATAGGGATGGGATTGGTGATGGCTGTGGAGTTGTGGTTTTAGGGTTCACAATCAGCCTATGGATAAACTAACTAGGGGAGATGGTTGATTTAGGTAGTGGAGGTGGATGGTCATTTTGAGGTTGTGGGGGCAAAAAAGGGAGGGTCTAGTTGTTTTTTGGTGAAGGAGGGAGAGAATTATTGTCTTGAGGAGATAGAGGTAGAGGATCATCATTTCTAGCCAGCGAGGGAGAGTGGTATCTGAATTGATGTAAGGTAGAGACGTTTTTTTCAAGTGGTATCATCTTGGATACCAATTTTGTGCGGCGGGGAGGGTTGTCCTATCTATTATTAACCAGAAGAGATAAGGGAGACATTGACGATGACATCAAAAGAGACTGGGCAAATGATGAAGACGGCAGGGGCATCAAAAGAGATGGTGGTAGGAGCGATAGTGGGTGAACTTCCTTCGTTCTCTTCATCCCTTCTTAATTTAGATCTGTGAAATGAAAGATTGGGGGATATTTTAAAGGCTCACTCCTGACGTAGCCCAACATGCGTCGAGAGTGTTCCCTAATTGTCGTCATCGAAAATAAGGTGTCGGCAGTTACGCACCAACTCTCGACGTCGTGCTAGCATCATCGAGAGTTTGAGGACATCTCTTGACGCTTAATAATAAGGCATTGGGGGAAGGTAGCAAATGGCCGAAGCTGAAATTTCTGCATCGAGAGATGTTTATCTCCAGACGCAACAATTTCAGTGTTGGGAGATGTATATCTTAAGACGCAGCAATTTTGGTGTCCGGAGATGTCTTATCTCCCGATGCCATTTCTCTTCCAACATAGTGaagtgcgtcgggagatccaTAATTTTTTGTAGTGTTGATAGGAAAAAAGCAAATGATTAACTCACATGCAAGCACAGACAATCATTAGATATGTAATTTAAACTTGAAAACAGAGCTCGAAAACTTCCTTTAGAAATCATGCTTTCTTATAAACATTCACATGTATTACAacaatacaaaacaacatgaaaCTTTAGAAAGAAAGTTGTTAAACATTGTTCTTCCTTTTAAAATATCACTCACAAAAACACTTAATTTCCTTCCTTTCAGAACGCCTAAATCCAACTCCTTTCTTCTCACCTAGTACTTCCTTAGTAGCTCAACACTTACTGATTTTCTTAATCAAACCTCAGAGCAATAATACTTCCTTTAGACCCTTTAATCTTATTTATACTAACCCCTTAACCTAATTAATCATCCTTAAGTCTCTCTTAACTTTCCAGCTCCCATGTTAATTAGTTTACTTGGCTTTCCAAACCATGCTTAATTTAAACCCAACACGTAGTCAACTGTCAAATCAAGATAAGACATTTTTCTTGAAATAATTAACTCTTAACACCGACTTTCTTATCGTGTTACACCAAAATGCTAACTCTTCTCATATCAAAATGCCTACTTCCCCATGTCATTACTTAGACGCATATCTTTTTCATTGTGTTGCCTAACTTCAACGCCAACTTCAAATCGTCTACTCTACAAAACCCTTTCTATTCCAAACTCGGGTCTCACAACTCTCCCCTCTTTTAGGAATTTCGTCCCTGAAATTCTATGTCCattattctttttcctttatccAAGATAAGGCCTCATTGTGTAGATTGCTGGACAGAGTGGGAAGCCACTCCTGTCTGTGTTGGTTCTTCGTTTAGCTTGCCTTTCTCTTTGCAATCTTTCTAAAAATGTCTAGTTTGTCCATACTTGAAACAAACAATACTATTTTGTTTACAGACCCCTAAGTGCCTCTTATCACACTCTATGCATCTTTGGTTTTTTATTGTTGGTTCAGCGCGATCCTTGGCATTTTTCATTCCTCCTCCATTAAATACAAAACTCAATCTCTTTTCTCCCAAATTTTTCTCTACTTCTGCCAAGCTCCTCTCAACTCGCATGAGAGCTTCAACCATCTTAGAAAAATCTGACTAGTTTGCATTGGTCGTCACTAGAGTTCTAATTTATATCCTTAGACCAATCTCAAAACGCTTGCACTTGTCCTGCTCATCTATTACAAAGGTTAACGCATCATTATCCAACTTAGTAAACTTCTTTTCATACTATGTGATAGTCATATCACCTAGCACCAAGCTCATAAACTCTTTCCTCTTCGTATCACAAAACGGATGAGGATAAAACTTATTTTGAAATGCTTTCTTAAATTCCTGCCATGAGACAAAATCCAATCTTCTTACTCTTGTCTCATGGAGAATCTACCAATCCTCAGCACCtctttgcaacaaaaatgttgCCAACCTAACTCTCTTCTCTTTAGGATACTTTATCACCCCAAAACATTTCTCTACCAAACTTAACCACTTCTCGGCATCTGCTGGGTTGGTTGTTCTTTCAAAAGTCGCTGCTCCTAAAGCCTTCAATATATCTTTCTATACTAAACTTCTTTTTTGAATTGCTTGTTAATCCATTTATAAACCTCTGTGAAACTCTATCATACAATTCCTCTTCTCTTTCTCTCCTAGCATCTTGATTAACTAAATGAGCTCTTGAGTCCATAGCGGGCTCGGTTATAGTAGAGAGTATACTCCAGCTCCTCCTCATCCTCTTCTTGACATGATGTTCCTTTTTCCAAAACTTTTTACAAAGACAACTTAAAATTCTTAGTTCAACTTTTCCAAAAAAATACTTACTCACAAACTTGCAAAGTTCCATCCCCAAGGAATGTATTGCTCAGATGTCAATCTATATCAAACTATCAACAATATAGCTTAGACTTTATTCCCAAGAATTTATGCTCTGATGCCAACTTTTCATGCCCCGCCCCAGATCACTTCACTGCTACTGTGTGCGGTGTGGCCGCCTAGAAATTCAACATGTATCTCCTCGTGGGATAGCACGCTAAACACCTAGTAAGGGGATTTAAATACAACAATCAAACTTAACGCAACTTGAATAACTTCATAATGTAGAATGGAACCAAACAACTTCCTTTGTTAACTTAACAACTTATGTTTCAATACATAATACACACTTTCTTAAGTACAAGGAACTATAGGTAAAAGGCTTCTAACGCCTAGTGTGCAAAAAGCAATGGGAACAAAGTTGAAGTTCAGTACCGCGTTCCATCCCCAGACAGATGGTCAGTCAGAGAGGATCATCCAGACCTTAGaagacatgttgagagcatgtgtccttcaGTTTAAGGGAAATTGGGATACCCACTTATCACTTATGGAGTTCGtttataataacagctaccagtctagtatcggcatggcaccatttgaggttTTGTATGGCAGACCATGCAGGACTCCTGTGTGCTGGAACGAAGTGGGAGAACGAAAGCTAGTTGGTCCTGAGTTAGTACAAGTTACGTCAGACAATATTAAGCTGATCaggaaaaatctaaaaatagcTCAGGAtcgacagaagagttatgcacgACGAAGAGATTTAGAGTTCCAGATTGGAGAATAAGTTTTCTTAAAGTTATCTCCGTGGATGGGTGTTCTTCGTTTTGGGAGGAAAGGTAAGTtgagtcctagatatattggtcCGTACCAGATAATAGAACGAGTTGGACCAGCAGCCTATAGACTTGAACTGCCAACGGAACTCGctcgaatacatgatgtttttcaTGTGTCCATGTTGAGGAAATATATTTCGgatccatcacatgtgttgcaagtACAACCAATTGAACTGAAAGAAGACTTGAGTTATAGAGAGGAAGCAGTTCAGATCCTCGACAGGAAGGAGCAAGTTTTGAGGAACAAAATGATCCGGCTCGTGAAAGTTCTTTGGATACATCATGGAATAGAGGAGGCAACCTGGGAGTCAGAAGATCAAATGAGGAGGAGTTACCCGACACTCTTCATCTAAGGACTTCTAAATTTCAAGGACGAAATTTCATAAGGGagaggtaagttgtaaacccgagatTTCCTTAGGATCATTTTCTCTTGTCATCATAGTTGGGATTACTAAgctaaaaggagagaaaaaagagagagagaaaaaagaaaggaagtggAATTGGACAACAAGCCCACCACCACAAGCCCATTTATTTTTTCAGcccaatttcatttctttcctcCATCATTTTCCATCCAAACTTTCAGAGTAATTTGAGGAGAGAGtgaaggaagaggaagaagaagaagaagaagaagaagaagaattttgtggtttgaggttgaagaagataggaAAAAATTCATGCAAAGCCAACCATTGCAGAATCTGGGTGCAACTGTCAACCTCTAGTTGTTTTGTTCGGTTTGAACTATCTAGAAGgaa
The sequence above is drawn from the Cucumis melo cultivar AY chromosome 2, USDA_Cmelo_AY_1.0, whole genome shotgun sequence genome and encodes:
- the LOC127148286 gene encoding uncharacterized protein LOC127148286 → MGVLRFGRKGKLSPRYIGPYQIIERVGPAAYRLELPTELARIHDVFHVSMLRKYISDPSHVLQVQPIELKEDLSYREEAVQILDRKEQVLRNKMIRLVKVLWIHHGIEEATWESEDQMRRSYPTLFI